TTAATAATTCAATAAATGCAATTATTTTTTTAAAAAATTATAAGTAATTATAAGTAAAAATTATAAGTAAAAAAATTAAAAAAAATTATTTGATCAAATATGTATCGAACATACAAAACTATTATCTGAAACAATTTTTTCAAACATACTCTTTCTATTCTTTTAAAGTGTTATTATACGATTGTTTATTGTTTCAAAAAGCGTTATTCCATATTTTTAATGCAATATATCCAATTTATTTTATTATTTTAACTTATCAACAAATTTTATTTAAATTATTTTTATTTAAATATATACACTAAATAAAGATACACTAATGTATTTTATTTTTCTTAGTCCATGTGAAATACTCTATTTGTTCCTAAAAGATCCATATCGTAGAGGAAACTTTTGTTTCATAAAGATACATATTTTCTATTTCCAATGCAATTTTTGTCACCTAATAATGAGAAATTTTGAAATTCAAGAACATTAATTGCATTTTTTTAATTTTATTGGTTTAAAAATATAGGAAATATAAAATTACAAAAAACTATGCATTTATAGATAAATTTTAATATCTTTTTACTAAAAAGTATGAAAATTCTGAAACATGGATCGTTTAGGAACGGAGAGAGTATGTTAAAGTGACATTTTAGCTAAACGGAAAAATATGCATCTTTATGAATGTAATGTAGTATTGAAAACTCATTAAATCATTATTACAGAAGCATTTATTTTCAGTTATCGATTTGTATTTCACTAAGTTCAATTTTTTATATTTATATATTCTTCATAAGAAACATAAAAATATATTTGGAAACAATTTTTTAAAAACTTCCATTTTAGTAGAATGGAGGTAGTAAATATATTCACACAGTAAAATAACATTTTCATAGTAATTTATGTAACATGCTATTGAAATTAAATTTATCACTAAAAATCTTTACTAGAGTCGTTTTTGTCTTTAACATTCCTTTATCTAACCAAAATGAACCGATCTTCATGTAATAATCAAGGATATTGCGACAAAATGTAATATTTGTAGGAACCTTAGTTTACTACAGGATACATCTGTTTGTAAAAAAATAATAAAAAAATAAATCATAATTATAAGAGAATTATAATATCAAAATACATTGATAATGAAGAATCGTAAAATTGACAATAATTTTTTTCTTCAATTTTTAAACACTCCGTAATATGATGGTTTCAGAGCATTCTTATTCCCAAGCTATAACAATGGTAATTATATTTCCAAAAACCAAAAATAAAATCTATCAAACCAAAAATATGTGTATTCTGAAAAATAATTTTGTACTCAAGGTGACGATTACATCGTGTCCAGAATCTAACTTTTCCAACAAACGCTTCCATCGGAAACCCTAAATCCACATTATTTTGTCATAAATGAGTTCCAACAATCTTCCGCATGAATAGAAACGACTCAAGGAAAAGTATTTTTGAGGATAAAAGAGAAAAATCCACTGCATGATGAGTTTGTAGCAATTTCAACTTTGAACTTATCATTGTTAATAGCTATTAGATTTGCTCAAACAAAAAGTGAATATGATGTCTTGAACCCCTTTAGTTTGATGTAAACAGAGACAATCACTATAACACAATTCATTCTCTCACAAAATTTGGTTCTCTACTGTGTTTACTTTGGCATGCTTTACTTTGAAAATATAGTATTTCTTTCGTTGTGTTTCCTTCATTTTTCGAGAAACGACTCAATTTCACATTCACAAAGTGATTTATCATTAGTTTGGTTTAAAGCAGTATCGTGTACAACTCCACTTATATTTCACAAATATATACTCAAATCATTAAAAGCAAACTCTTATCCTATAAACCTTACATGTTGCACTTTTCAATCATCCTATGAACTGGGTAGAGACCGAAGTTTCACAGTGCTTTTGGCAGAGTTAGTTTGACTTAGTTATATCTTTTAATTTATCTTTTGGGATCTCTAATCAGTTAGGTAGGATAAAGTCATTTTTTGGTGATTTAACAACTTGATATCGTGAAAAATCTTTAGTACATAGATCCGCAAAATTTTCATTTCTTCTAATGTAATCAATCGTAATTATATCAATTGAGATCAAGTGTTTAATGGTTTTTTAAAGTTTTTTATAACAAAATTTATCATTATACGATCCTGCTAAATGCTTGATCTACTGTCGTTTGGCCATCAAAATGTACACGTAATACCAACATTGATTTAGTCGACATAGAAATATCTTCCAAAAAATTCGAAGTAATTCTGCTTCTTCTGCAGCTTTATCTAAAGCTATATATGACCAATGGTTTGCTCAATCATTTGACAACTCTATGACTCTAAATGGTGACCATGAGAATTGGTGGGAATAGTGAATTCGTTATCATTCCTAACAATTTACACCATTTAGAAGGAATATTTGTTCCTATGATTCTTTTACATTCCTTAACATCTAAGGAATAATAGACTACAATTATTCCTTATCAAATTAGGAAAGAAATAGTTTTTTCTCTTATTTTATTCCTTTCATTCTTTTCCTTCTTGTTTCTCATATTTTTTTAATGGTTACCGGTTAGCATGCGAAGATCACGGAGAAGTACAGGTTAGTATGGAGTGCACGATGTTTTCCTTCCTTAAAATACATTTTGATTTATTTTAATTTTGTATAGAATAGTCGTTGTTTGAAGTGGACACGGCCACCTTTAGGATGGAAAAAATGTAACACTAATGGATCATTTCATCACTTAATGCTCCAGGGCAGTGCTGGTTGGGTTATCATGGATGATAATGTGACTTATAAAGGTTCAGCTCAAGCAAAAAGAAGACGGATACAAGATGCTTTGGAAAGTGAATTGCAAGCCATTCTTATGGCATTATAACATTGTTGGAGTATGGGTTAGCGTCAGATCATATTGGAAAGTGACTGTCAAAAGACAATAGATATCCTTAATAATAGACTGCTTCTCTTTGGATATTACAACGGAATGAGAGATATTAACTGGTGAACCACGCGGTGGTAGGCTAGTGGTCTCGAGGGAGCAACAGCCTCAATACGGACCCAGCTTCGAAACCCCGTGTGGCCACCCGGACTAGCGTTAAATCGCAAGAATACGTGGAGTGCTGTGGGCTTTGTGGGACCAACCGTGGGCTTCATGGTTGGTCGCCGAATCTCCACAGTTATCAAAAAAAAAAAAAAAAGATATTAACTAGAGGGCAAGAAAATTTCGGAACATCAATTTCCAATGGACGAGTAGGAATGCAAATAAAATTCGCAGATTGCTTAGTAAAACGGCTAGAAACATGAATAGATTTTAAGTTTTATTACTATGTACCTTAATATTTATTTACCTGCACTTTTGCACGTAGACCACATACATTCGAACTAAAGTAATAAAATCAGATGTTATAAATAAAAAGAAAAGAATAGTCGTTGTTTGAAAAGTAAAAAAAGACAGAAATGCAAATTACTTCAGTTTCCCCCCTTAGTCATCGTCTGTTCTGTTTTTGATTAATTAATGTTTGACTCGAGTCTTCTCTTTTTTTTTTTTTTTTTTAGAGCTGTCATCTCCGAGACTCATGCGAGTCAGGTTCTCTCTCTGTCTCACCCTCTTTTCTTCCTTCCTTGCCCCCCACCACCGACAATTCTCTCCGCATCTGGACACACCATCATCGTCTCCGACAAAAATCGTCTGTCTCTGATCATCGCAATGCACGCTCTAAAGGACAAAGTCTCCCAGAAGCTTTCGAATCTCTTCGCCGATTCCCCTTCCCAATCTGCATCTCCTCGCCATTCCCTCACCGATTCTCCAAAGGTATATTTCCTTCACGTCTCTCGATCATCTCTCTCTCTCTCTCTCTCTCTATTGTCCTCTGATTTGGATCTCGTTCGAAACCAAAAGATCATTGTCTCAATTACTAATGCGTTTCGATTGAATGTGTATGTTGTAGGCTTCAGCGAAATCGTTTACTTCGTATTTCTCATTTGGTGCTCGAAACGAGAACGAAGATTCCGAATCTGAATCATTTCCTCCTCCTCCTCCAATTAGAACAGACAGCTACGAGTCTGTTGAGAATTGCAAACAAGAAGAAGATTGCAAAAAGAACCAATCTTCTTCGACAACGGTAGGCAATGATGACTACGAAGGAGAGATGAAGGAGTTAACAGAGAGCTCTGCTTTTATCTCTGCTGACTTGTGCGAGTTCTTGCACGCGTGTCTTCCCAATATCGTTAGGGGATGCAAATGGGTCTTGCTATACAGGTAAAAAAAAAAAGAGAATGATGTTTACTTTTGTTGAATAAGAGAGACTTGTTTGGTTTTTTGGTTATTAACTACTTTTAATTCGGATGAAGGGCAGTACGTTGAAGCATGGGATATCGCTTCGTACGCTTCTGCGTAAAAGTGCTGAGCTTCCTGGTCCTTGTTTGCTGGTATGTTTGCTGCCATGCCCTCTTAGATACATTCTGAAAAAAAAATGTTGAATAGGAGAGATGTGATGATTGGGGTAATGGGGTAGGTTGCTGGAGACAAACAAGGTGCGGTTTTTGGTGCTATGCTGGAATGTCCGTTAACAACTACTCCTAAGAGGAAGTATCAGGCATGCTTACTACTTGTTGTGATGATATTCGCACTCGTTGGCGTTTGCCTTTCAGTGTTATTAATATTCAAATTGCTGATTCTTCACATGTTTTGATGACAGGGTACAAGCCAGACATTCTTGTTCACAACTATTTATGGTCAACCACGCATATTTAGACCTACCGGTAACATTCTCATTCTCGACTGTTTCTTCTGAACTATTTATGGTCACCACACATATATGGGAGGAAGAATATTGAGATAACTGAAAAGTGAAATCTGAGTAGAATGATCAAGTCTCTCTCCCAATAACAGATCTTAAGAATATTGGTTCAGAACTGTTCCTCATCAGGAACTTGATACATACTTGTTCTATGTAGTTTAATTGTAGCTGTAAACCATCTTAGTGAAAGAAGGAAATAGACTTAGTATAGTAGATGATGGAAGGGGAAAGTACCTTGTTAAGGATAAGTTGTGGAAGTTTAACCTTTTCTGTTATTTAGAACCTATTCCATGTAATTTTTGCATGATCCCTAAACATTGTAATGCAAGCATATATAAAGTCAATCCCCTCAAGTATGTGTACTCAGTGACCTTCTTTGTAAAATTGTGTGCAGGTGCCAACCGATATTACTACATGTGCATGAATGAGTTTTTGGCGTTTGGAGGTGGAGGAAGCTTTGCGCTATGTTTAGACGAAGATTTGTAAGGCGCTTTCTTGCTCCATATTATTTTGAAAAATTGCCACTTTCTAATCGTTTTGATGTTTACTCAAACGGAATGTTTACTTTGAACAAGGTTAAAAGCAACAAGTGGACCTTCTGAAACATTTGGCAACGAATGCTTAGCTAGCAGCACAGAGTTTGAGTTGAAGAATGTCGAGGTAAACATCAAGTTCAACATAATTATACAATCTTGACATGGATCTTGAAGTAAAGCAATTCATGTTCATGTTGTTAAAAATCTGCAGCTTTGGGGATTTGCGCATGCGTCTCAGTACCTCTCCTCCTGATCCTGGAGATTCTTTCTTTGAAGAGAATTGATATATCTCAAAAAAAGAAAGCTTACCCATCTTTTTGTATCTGTTAATTGTTTCAAAGTTATGATTAGGCTTAAGACAGTTTTCAGAGTTTTACATGATTGTATCTGTGTTACCAAGAATACCAACTCAGCTGTGACATTTTTTTTTTTACTGAGAACAAAAGTGTAATTTTTTTGTTTTATACATATAAGATTAATGTGGGTTTCAAAGAGTAATATCATCTCAGAGAGTGATGAAGATAACTTTGAGAAGGAGAATGGCAGTTTATGTTTTAAAAGAGGTTTGGAAAAACTACATCTAGACAGGAAACAAGAAGAAGAAGAGGATTGTATACAGAGACAAGAAGAAGAGGAAGGGATCTCAAGCCAGGAAGCCAAGCCTCTCTCCATTCTTCTTAGCAAGCCTAATCAATCCTTGTCTCTGCTTTGCATCAGCTCCTATCGATTTGCAGAACTCTGTAATCACCTAAATAAAAAGAAAAAAGGAAAAAAAAGCTCATTGATTCTTTCTTCTTTGCACTAAGTTTTCAAGATCTAATTTAGAGAATGATGAATTTTAAACCTGAGAGTGTAAAGCAATGGCTTTGCCTCTAAGCTGATTAAACCTCTTCTTGCCTACTATGTTCCTGGTGACAACGACTAGAGGAGCGAATAAGCCTTTGCCTTCGTTGACATTCTTCATCATTGGCTGTACTCTGATGGGTTTCCGTGAGAGTTTTGCAAAGTGTTGCCGTGGCGCAGTTGTTTTGGCGAGCATGGTGTGGTAATCCTCGCCGCAGATTGAACTTCCCCAACCTCCATAGAATGAAGTTCCTAGTAAACCTTGACTCGCAGAAAGTGAAGCAGCAGCAGCCATAGGAATCAGCTTTCTCTCTCTCTCTGTGATAAACTGCTAATGGTGGAGAGAGGAGGTTTGTGTGTTATTTTGGTTCTGGATGGAGAAACGATAGCCACAAATATGATTGTGGTTTTGCTACATCACTCTTTCTCCACCGTCCGATTATATTTTTTAATTCTTCTCCACTCTTTAATCAGATTAGTCAATGTCTGACCCAAGTGGCTTCGGTAATCTTAATTTACGGGGATTGTTTTTACAGCCAGGTTGTTGTCAAAATGTAATATTACAACGTGACAGTAATGAATGATATTTGTAAAGATGACTTGGAGAGAATTAGAATGCGGTTAATAGTAGTAGCATCAAAGCAAAGCAAGACCATGAAACGAATATATGTTCCACCATAACAAAGCAAGTTCCGTAGTTTCAGAGATAACCAAGGAGAGAGAGAGAAATCGAAAGAATGTACATAGCAGACCGATGCATCAAGGTTCAGAGATATATTGGTAGCTCCAAAGCGCATTAGAAGATCCCGAACGTGTTCTCGCCACTGTAACTCATGTAGAGAAACCCGTCTTCGTCTTTGTGCTCTTCATAAATCGCAGACATTATCGCAGCTGCAATAAAAGAAAAGATGATAACACTACCACTAGTAGCAAAAAAAGATCTGATCAGCTACTTGAACTGGACAAGAAAGATGATTAGGGAATAATCAAACCAGTAGGTGGAAGAACGTTCTTGACGAAAATGAAGATGGCTTTCTCAGGACTAAGCTTGATACGCTTGCGTACAACATAAACAAACTGACCAACAGTCAGATCAGCTGGGACCAAGTACCTGAAAGTTTTTCACATGAAGTCATTAAGAACATGCATACATATCCCTAAGCAATAAGCTATGAAATCAAGAATTTCTAAAAAAAAGAAACATACTTTTTCTTATCAATATCAGGGACATCACTCTTTTCGGCTCTTTCCACAATGACCTGCAAAATATCAAACGTACAGAATAAGCCAAAGTATGAAACTTTCTTGAAATAAGATAGATGGTGGAGAGTCTGGTAGTACATACAGGTATTCTATGTAAACAATCAAGTGAATATGATTATCTTTAATCATCCATTAGTTCCGATACATGAACAGAGATTAATATTGTATATGAGGATTGGAGAGACAAGTGCAATCTTCAATCGTATGCTTTAAATCAACGCATATGCGAAAAGCAATTGAAATTGACGAAACCTGGTACTCGAATTGACATGTTTCTAAGATTAAAGCAAACCAGATTTTCGAAATTTCGCTAAAAACCCGAGGGATGAGATACAACGATCATCAAGATTGGGCGATTAGGGTTAAATCAGAAGATGAAAAGCGTTCAGAAGGAGGGGGGAAGGCGAAAACTAACCGAGAGGATGCTCTTGCTTGAAGGAACTGATCGCCATAACTGCACGCGTTTCGCTGAGAGAGAGAGGGAGAGGAAGAAGATAATTGAGAAGGAGGGTTTGCTAAACGTCGAATTGGGATATCGAACGAGATGCACTTGAAATATTTATAGTCTTTACATACATATATATATATTAAATTTTTTTTGCCAGCTAGAGATTACCTTTCAGAAAATGACTAGCATAGCACTAAAAAATTTTTTTCCACAGATATAGCCTCTAACAATAAAAATGATCAAAATAACACTTAATATTTTATCAAAAGAGATAAATATACACTAATACTCCAATGGTAAATTAATTTAGACATTAAGATTTAGAGTTAAGGGGTGGGGTTTATGATTTAGGGTTTAGGGTTTAGAGTTTAGGGTTTAGAGTTTAGGGGTGGAGTTTAGGGTTTAGAATTAAGAGGTGGAGTTTAGGGTTTAGGGTTTAGGGTTAAGGGTTTAGGGTTTAGAGTTTA
The DNA window shown above is from Brassica oleracea var. oleracea cultivar TO1000 chromosome C3, BOL, whole genome shotgun sequence and carries:
- the LOC106336124 gene encoding nuclear receptor coactivator 7, with the translated sequence MHALKDKVSQKLSNLFADSPSQSASPRHSLTDSPKASAKSFTSYFSFGARNENEDSESESFPPPPPIRTDSYESVENCKQEEDCKKNQSSSTTVGNDDYEGEMKELTESSAFISADLCEFLHACLPNIVRGCKWVLLYSTLKHGISLRTLLRKSAELPGPCLLVAGDKQGAVFGAMLECPLTTTPKRKYQGTSQTFLFTTIYGQPRIFRPTGANRYYYMCMNEFLAFGGGGSFALCLDEDLLKATSGPSETFGNECLASSTEFELKNVELWGFAHASQYLSS
- the LOC106336125 gene encoding protein PROTON GRADIENT REGULATION 5, chloroplastic, with translation MAAAASLSASQGLLGTSFYGGWGSSICGEDYHTMLAKTTAPRQHFAKLSRKPIRVQPMMKNVNEGKGLFAPLVVVTRNIVGKKRFNQLRGKAIALHSQVITEFCKSIGADAKQRQGLIRLAKKNGERLGFLA
- the LOC106330390 gene encoding autophagy-related protein 8d, translated to MIDDESDGNEHGGECYASHFLKVHLVRYPNSTFSKPSFSIIFFLSLSLSAKRVQLWRSVPSSKSILSVIVERAEKSDVPDIDKKKYLVPADLTVGQFVYVVRKRIKLSPEKAIFIFVKNVLPPTAAIMSAIYEEHKDEDGFLYMSYSGENTFGIF